DNA from Neoarius graeffei isolate fNeoGra1 chromosome 17, fNeoGra1.pri, whole genome shotgun sequence:
TTGTTGATTGGTCAGGTTGCCTGACGCAACGGCATGTGACGCAAAACGAACACTCCTCATTGGCTGGACAGATGGATAAGAGGACGTAGGTGCGTGTAGTAAAGTCACTGCCCGGAACTTGGATTTGGAAGCAAACGTCTCTGTTGGAAGTACTGAAGCCTGCTTCTGTTCAAGTACTCTACTTTGGAAAAGGTAATTTGTGATTTCTTTCTGGTTGTGGTTATACCTTAAAGGAGAATTCCGTCTGTTTTGCAAATATGTCTCAAACGTTTGTGGTCAAGGAAAGTTGCTAATGATGCCTTTGTTTTCACAGATGAGTTCACAGACAATGCTATTGAGGTTGTGCCATCTTCATGGCTTGGACACACTTCTGAGgtacgagtcttttttttttttttttttttgtcgatacATAGCAAATATGTATGCTTACATATATGCCTATATACTTTTGATAGCAAATATATAtatgcttatttatttatatatatatatatatatatatatatataataaaaaatatatatagggtgcgatttgtcaaaaaaccagaaggggggatttttttttttttaatcatgaaacgtcacaaaattaaggtaacaataggctaacagctcaataacatccgatgatatcaaatgaataacactaaatgaaaacgaacactaaaccagagatagtaaattcatcttcctatctctctgactaaatacacgaacactaacacaacaaagttcgcattgcttgtcgcgttgctgtgatgtttctctccctccggattaaatggacagtgactcgaaaatcactaaaatacatgaatactaaatgaacagtttgctctgatggcgcagttcatgtggccttttctgctttcccgtcggtgcgctatccgccgcgtttcgcccttctttaatccacatttctgcgaatttctcagcagggaaggaacgcacgtctggcccattgacagcgaggaaaagaaggctgtcagtgtggatacattcattctgttgcgctcatcagtcaggatgtgattcatggcgctaaatccacgttcacactctgattatctacaatatatctatttgctggggatgttcgtagggttgccaactttctcatatccaaatgagggacactttgttccgggtgcggacaagtaccggtacaggccctgtacacgcaccccagcgccccaaaatagttacagtaccgattcgcctttaggtgagggtttcaaatgtaggccactacaaattcatttctaaaatagagcttttaaaaattaatagaccaattaatggatatttttaagtaacttaatgcaaaataacaaacaattctaatattattgtctcatttttctattttaaactttggccaaataattcatcaggccatatttatgaaggcaatgtcaaactgaaaaagtatttgctgtagctgtaaaaccctgatatttgcttaattgtccatttgaaaaccctaagaaccttctgcaatgcttcatagcagaagaagaagagagaaagacatcacaaaggcaggagtgaggcagaaaagctcccctactataggctgaggtctatcctgtttcggaagtttttttttttttttaagctatctgctatccttatcgaacagttaggctgtatccactggctgcaccatctgctctagtttaatttgatgcctattttgtcagtatagcttaaaaattcaggatatggcaacagtgaatggttttaaatcgcagatgaccgcgactcgcggtaatagcgcttctcacggcaattacgcgatttacaccacagcattggagtgaggggcaggatctgtacctgacgggacaaattaaaattaccccAAAAAAtgggatgtcccgcccaatacgggaaggttggcaaccctagacgttcatgaacgtcaaagctgccacttcaggtcattttgaaagtgagtgcaatgtagaccatagaaaactgtgtcacaacatgcctgtcatgtcaacttttttttttggtttgtttgttttattgacggggttgtccccgaggatttttttcagcagagataaaaaccagagggggggatgatccccaccatcccccccagcaaatcgcgctctctctctctctctctctctctctctctctctctctctctctctatatatatatatatatatatatatatatatatatatatatatatatatatatataaaatttatttttatatatatatatatatatatatatatatatatatatatatatatatatatatatatatatatatatatttttttttagcatggcATGGTCTGCTACTGGACGACACACAATGTGCGATTGCATGTTGTGAAGTGCCGAGCACCAAATACAACTTGGGCCAAACATCCCGTTAAGAAAACCTGGTACGAAACAGGTGAGCTATCGCTGCTATGCACTACATAGAATATACTGAATTGTTCTCTCTAtggcagcactttttttttttttttgtgctactgACTAAAAGTCATTTTCCATAGATTCATACGCCAAAGCTGAACAGAAGTGTTTGCAATTGATGGAGTCCTCAAGTGTTGAGACAGAGGATGATGTGAACACTTTTGCAATAAGGCAGCGTAAGTGCCCAAGGAGGTTTGTCTCCGAATCCTCTGATGGTAAGCTCTCTTCACTAATGACAACATTAGTTACTCAATTCAGTGTTCATTTTCAAGTAATTTACAAGAAATTTACATTGCACATTGTATGGTCTTTCCTTCCAGATGATTCTGCTCCAGTGGTAGCAGCAACCAAGAAGCAACCCAAGACTCGGACTGTGGCTGGAAGCCCTGTGTGTAAGTTAACAGTTCCCAAATCATCATTCATAGCTTGGAGCTAACATTCATGATGAATAACCGGTGTATATTACGTGACTGATCTGATGTTTGTGTGCTCTTTTCAGGTCAGCAGGACCCAATGCCCCTACCACCACAATGTAAGTGTTtttcaatttatttgtaaatCTCTAATGTATTATCATAGGTTCTTCTTTTGCGAATACCATGTATaagaccccccccccaataaatgacTTAACATCCATATGCACCATCTTTTCAGGGTCAACACCAGCTGGGACTGGAGCCAGTCCTCACCACCCTAGCCCAAGTCCTGTTGACCCTGTTCAAGGTACAGTTGCTTTCAAGTTCCCATTTACAGATGTTGGAATACAAAGTCATGAACAGGAAAACTaacattttctttttgaaaacttcagccagcagccGGGCACTACACCCAATTCAGTCAGCCAGGCACCTCCAAGAATCACTGGAAACCTCTTTTGACTCTGTTCAAGGTACAGTTGCTTTCAAGTTCCCATTTACAGATGTTGGAATACAAAATCATGAACAGGAAAActaatattttctttttgaaaacttcagccagcagccGGGCACTTCATGACGGACAGGGTGTCTCGGCTATCGCAGCCATGtttgagagaagtaagtactttTATACACACTAACTAGTTCACTCACTCAGGAAAGTACATTATAAATTACAACTTCCATCACATTTGTCCCCATAGTCACAGAGGCCCACATGAGTCGCTTGATGCGGAGGCTCGAGGCTAGGTTTGACAAGATCGAGTCATTGGTGGAGACCAACGCCCCGACACACACGCCTCAACTCCAGCAAGATGATGTGGTGTTGGCTAAACCATGCAGCATGGTGATGGAGCTGCTGGAGTTGGATAGGAGTCTGGAACAACCAGACAAGAGGAACAAGATGGTAAttttttttatctatctatctatctatctatctatctatctatctatctatctatctatctatctatcgtataAGCTCGCTACAGTAATTTTCAttgtataattatttttttttttacagcaacaTTTTCTTGAAACTGTCGGAGGGGCAGGTTTAGGGGCAGCCATTCACCGTATGCTACGCCGAGCGGCAAATAATGAGGTACTCGCCCAGTACAGCTTGCGGGGCAGACGGGCCAAAATGTCCTTTGATGACCTCATTCTGTGCAAGATTATAAAGGGTAAGTGTTTATATATTGATCACATCACTTTTATGCCATGCTTGACTGACTAGGTTTTGATGTGTAACTTTCCTTTATTTtgccttctagctgcatgtgtcaAAAAATTTCCTGGCCATACGGAAGCTGAAGTGGAGGAATGCCTTGGGCAGACTCTAAAATTTGCACCACACAGACGGTATACTTCTGCTCTCTAATTTGGTGCAATCACAGAAATTTCGTGGTTGGTAGTAGGGTGGTTTATCATGCTTTTGTGGACATGTGCTCATTgttcttgtttttaaacattttgttcctttttcttttcagatcagctggtCAGCAGCAACGGATGGACAATTGAATTGTGAACagtgatttttattctattttttgtgaagtgatttttttttattctattttgtttgttattgaatgcacagttacactttaaaaaactgttatttctattttattctgttttgaatgtgttttattgaatgcaccgtttcagaaacttttctattttattctgttttgtatatatgattgttttattgaatgcactgttacactttcagaaacttttctattttattttttattttcaaacattttttttattcaaatttgTTATTGATATTTTCTCATTAAACTTTCAAGACCTGCCAAATTTGTCTGTTCATTCATCACTGAGTTTTCTCATGTAGATATGCTAGCAGttgtgttgatgttgctaattAGTTGAAAGCAAAATCTAACCAAAACATAACATTCTACAACGTCAGGGGGACGTTAGGCTAACATTCAGGGAACCAAACATGCAACCAGCAAGGTTAGGGGAAGGGCAGGGGAAGGTTGTTGTTGTAACCAACAGGAAACGTTTGGGCAACGTCAGAAAaactttccatggcaaccaagtgGCAACCAAACCTAACGTATATGCACCGTATAGGCAACCAAAGGCGTACGTGCCCAGAACGTTCTGGGAACATAAAATTGTTACTAGAGTCTTTTCTACAGACAAATGAAAACCCCACTCACATGCCCATTTTTCTACCTTGCTGATAGCTCTAATATTGCATCTTGCATTTTAGTTCTAATATCAATATTTCGTCCTTTTATCCACAAAGctccatcatcagcatataatgcTCTACTGATTCTAATGTCATCTATTttattaaaaacatcattaatcagaATGTTGAACAGTACTGGACTGCATACACTACCTTGAGATGTTCCATTTTCTATTGAATCGATGTTAGAGAAGTTAACCCCAactcttacttctattgttctgtccTTGAGGAAGTCTCTAATCCAGTTAAACATCTTGCCACCAATACCCATCCTATTCAGCTTAATTAACAACCCTGCCTTCCATAGCATATCATGCGCTTTCTCTCTATCAAAGAATGTTGCTAAAACTGATTCGTTATTGACTTGTGCTTTCCTTATTTCATTTTCTAAACATACAATAGGGTCCACTGTAGTAC
Protein-coding regions in this window:
- the LOC132864397 gene encoding uncharacterized protein LOC132864397, coding for MVCYWTTHNVRLHVVKCRAPNTTWAKHPVKKTWYETDSYAKAEQKCLQLMESSSVETEDDVNTFAIRQRKCPRRFVSESSDDDSAPVVAATKKQPKTRTVAGSPVCQQDPMPLPPQWSTPAGTGASPHHPSPSPVDPVQASSRALHPIQSARHLQESLETSFDSVQASSRALHDGQGVSAIAAMFERITEAHMSRLMRRLEARFDKIESLVETNAPTHTPQLQQDDVVLAKPCSMVMELLELDRSLEQPDKRNKMQHFLETVGGAGLGAAIHRMLRRAANNEVLAQYSLRGRRAKMSFDDLILCKIIKAACVKKFPGHTEAEVEECLGQTLKFAPHRRSAGQQQRMDN